From Elaeis guineensis isolate ETL-2024a chromosome 16, EG11, whole genome shotgun sequence, a single genomic window includes:
- the LOC105058869 gene encoding histone H4: MSGRGKGGKGLGKGGAKRHRKVLRDNIQGITKPAIRRLARRGGVKRISGLIYEETRGVLKIFLENVIRDAVTYTEHARRKTVTAMDVVYALKRQGRTLYGFGG, encoded by the coding sequence ATGTCTGGCCGCGGCAAGGGAGGGAAGGGGCTGGGCAAGGGTGGGGCGAAGCGCCACCGCAAGGTTCTCCGCGACAACATCCAGGGCATCACCAAGCCGGCGATCCGCCGCCTTGCTCGTCGAGGTGGCGTGAAGCGGATCAGCGGCCTCATCTACGAGGAGACTCGGGGGGTCCTCAAGATCTTCCTCGAGAACGTCATCCGCGACGCTGTCACCTATACCGAGCACGCTCGCCGGAAGACCGTCACGGCCATGGATGTCGTGTACGCTCTCAAGCGCCAGGGTCGCACTCTCTATGGCTTCGGTGGCTGA
- the LOC105058870 gene encoding uncharacterized protein, translating into MEVQEKSGRPSLDPIHIPDRRMCVDVTSAVIGHQSKEFSSLVDEHAIKVRKPYTITKQRERWTEEEHEKFLEALKLHGRAWRRIEEHIGTKTAVQIRSHAQKFFSKVVREPGTAKAIDIPPPRPKRKPLHPYPRKLGNLPSKGLPILEQPAWSSPSVPSVFESENSSPVSVLSAAGSDTIGSTISNPPDGCESPTPSVEDENRPASTCFVTEDKSQMEVDLSSKDETPSKEGSPIETQATCLKLFGTTVFVTDAQKPCFSSVGNTMHSRTSLPNIDNISHNVCMDMDLQTPTKPVPQTPAQDDFWGGAGKSAWSPWKGGNSPMFYCLPSKGDLTKSTEAASSLPWWWAFDGTLPIFPFIIVPQHTSSTQSQPQTCTEASDDKDSQKEGSWTGSNTAYAGRAGIGDENSDVVDSQQNAEHLKEPAPASRLFGSLTVNTDGSPSGFVPYKRCLAEKQAEQHSQMVNEERGAQAVAVALCL; encoded by the exons ATGGAAGTACAG GAAAAAAGCGGAAGACCTAGTCTGGATCCCATCCACATTCCTGATAGGAGGATGTGTGTGGATGTCACTTCCGCTGTGATTGGCCATCAATCAAAAGAATTCAGCTCATTAGTAGATGAACATGCAATCAAG GTAAGGAAACCTTACACAATAACAAAACAGCGAGAAAGGTGGACAGAAGAAGAACATGAGAAGTTTCTTGAGGCTTTAAAACTGCACGGTCGTGCTTGGCGTCGAATTGAGG AACACATAGGCACCAAGACTGCGGTTCAGATTCGAAGCCATGCTCAGAAGTTTTTCTCAAAG GTGGTTCGTGAGCCAGGTACTGCGAAGGCTATTGATATCCCTCCACCTCGACCAAAAAGAAAGCCACTGCACCCATATCCTCGTAAATTGGGTAACTTACCAAGCAAGGGACTCCCTATTCTGGAGCAGCCAGCATGGTCTTCACCATCAGTTCCATCAGTTTTTGAATCAGAAAACAGTTCACCAGTATCAGTTTTATCTGCAGCAGGATCAGATACTATAGGATCAACAATCTCAAATCCACCAGATGGATGCGAGTCACCTACGCCATCAGTTGAAGATGAGAATAGACCAGCATCAACTTGTTTTGTAACAGAAGATAAATCCCAGATG GAAGTAGATTTGAGTTCAAAAGATGAAACCCCTTCCAAAGAAGGTTCACCAATAGAAACACAAGCAACTTGCCTGAAGCTATTTGGAACGACAGTTTTCGTGACTGATGCTCAAAAACCATGCTTTTCTAGTGTTGGAAACACGATGCATTCTCGCACGTCATTGCCTAACATTGACAACATCAGCCACAATGTATGCATGGATATGGATTTGCAGACCCCCACTAAGCCAGTTCCGCAAACTCCAGCACAGGATGATTTCTGGGGTGGTGCAGGTAAAAGTGCATGGAGTCCATGGAAGGGTGGAAATTCTCCCATGTTTTATTGTTTACCTTCTAAAGGGGATCTTACGAAATCAACAGAAGCTGCAAGTTCTCTGCCTTGGTGGTGGGCCTTTGATGGAACTCTACCAATATTCCCATTCATTATTGTTCCACAACATACGAGCTCGACACAAAGTCAGCCACAAACCTGTACAGAAGCCTCAGATGATAAAGATAGCCAGAAGGAAGGTTCTTGGACTGGCTCTAACACGGCCTATGCTGGCAGAGCAGGTATTGGCGATGAAAACAGTGATGTTGTCGACTCACAACAAAATGCTGAGCATCTGAAGGAACCAGCACCAGCATCGAGACTATTTGGAAGTCTGACAGTGAACACAGATGGATCTCCCAGTGGATTTGTACCATATAAGAGATGTTTAGCCGAAAAACAAGCAGAACAGCATTCTCAGATGGTCAATGAAGAAAGAGGTGCCCAAGCTGTAGCTGTAGCATTGTGTTTGTAG